Proteins from a genomic interval of Salvelinus alpinus chromosome 7, SLU_Salpinus.1, whole genome shotgun sequence:
- the LOC139580200 gene encoding protein TonB-like produces the protein MGFMEFYLEIDPVTLNLIILVASYAILLLVFLISCILYDCQGKDPTKEYAPAPPAPPSQSPIHLVVMQNSPASSRYEQQNQNNMAAPEPSRKPEPTRNLEPNRKPEPSRNLEPSRNPEPSRKPEPSRNPEPSRKPEPSRNPEPSRKPELSRNHYEHSRNHYEPPALTPTPDLGREKKSTLV, from the coding sequence ATGGGTTTCATGGAATTCTACTTGGAGATTGACCCCGTGACCCTGAACCTCATCATCCTGGTGGCCAGCTACGCCATCCTCCTCCTTGTCTTCCTCATCTCTTGCATCCTGTACGACTGCCAGGGGAAGGACCCCACCAAGGAGTATGCCCCCGCGCCCCCCGCACCCCCCAGCCAGTCGCCCATACACCTTGTGGTCATGCAGAATTCTCCTGCCTCGTCTCGCTATGAGCAGCAGAACCAGAACAACATGGCTGCTCCAGAACCCAGCAGAAAGCCAGAACCCACCAGGAACCTGGAACCCAACAGGAAGCCAGAACCCAGCAGGAACTTGGAACCTAGCAGGAACCCAGAACCCAGCAGGAAGCCAGAACCCAGCAGGAACCCAGAACCCAGCAGGAAGCCAGAACCCAGCAGGAACCCAGAACCCAGCAGGAAGCCAGAACTCAGCAGGAACCACTATGAGCACAGCAGGAACCACTACGAGCCGCCGGCGCTGACGCCCACCCCCGACCTGGGGAGGGAGAAGAAGAGCACCCTGgtctga